Proteins encoded in a region of the Triticum dicoccoides isolate Atlit2015 ecotype Zavitan chromosome 3A, WEW_v2.0, whole genome shotgun sequence genome:
- the LOC119267770 gene encoding protein TRIGALACTOSYLDIACYLGLYCEROL 4, chloroplastic-like, with protein sequence MLRQMRWLTDREGRWELDVESPATMEGTARPVPGDPLPLGLSRGPRVTRTKQLDFFHRFMASPLVPSFSASRAGLSLHHAHLLHLAHNWSFTILEQLHVQQLVAVVKEKLSNRQEGVPWSNDLKRHLRDVISLGVGTELLITPDTALLLELYNINKGDRGKAIIHHKLPQQNLTLAASWPGLFVDKQGVYWDVPLSLSADLASVGSSSGLSYHLLLQQNSGEPKCFGGDETNDVPLALLPGLCAKAAISIKRSIDAWRKKEDKLKMVQPYDAFLSDPHVSFTGIVGAVASGSLGDCSKRISVPDETRKSNAFRVFHERNKFAAFADLFASVTFTAQHGNFQRLFLDLTRVSARLDISSGSLFLRGASRLAQDFFFSRRPDLETFCDVCPDVIVSLQQQIVGPFSFRVESSVAIDPRSQDHFVRVDDSVFAIDWALKVLGSAKATAWYSPKHQEAMVELRFFEV encoded by the exons atgttgCGGCAGATGCGGTGGCTGACGGACAGGGAAGGGAGGTGGGAGCTGGACGTGGAGTCCCCGGCGACGATGGAGGGCACGGCGCGCCCGGTCCCGGGCGACCCGCTGCCCCTGGGCCTCTCGCGGGGGCCCCGCGTCACCCGCACCAAGCAGCTCGACTTCTTCCACCGCTTCATGGCCTCCCCGCTCGTCCCATCCTTCTCCGCCTCCCGCGCCGGTCTCTCCCTCCATCACGCGCACCTCCTCCATCTCGCCCACAACTG GTCGTTTACTATCTTGGAGCAGCTTCATGTACAGCAGCTTGTGGCAGTCGTGAAAGAGAAGTTGTCAAATCGGCAAGAAGGGGTCCCCTGGTCCAATGATCTCAAGAGGCATTTGCGCGATGTCATTTCTCTAGGTGTTGGCACGGAACTCTTGATCACACCAGACACGGCATTGCTGCTGGAGTTGTACAATATCAACAAGGGGGACCGAGGCAAAGCGATTATTCACCACAAG CTTCCTCAACAAAATCTTACATTAGCAGCGTCCTGGCCTGGGTTATTTGTTGATAAACAgggggtgtactgggatgtgccttTATCATTGTCAGCTGATCTTGCTTCAGTCGGCTCCAGTTCTGGATTGAGTTATCATCTATTGTTACAACAGAATAGCGGGGAGCCAAAATGTTTTGGTGGTGATGAAACCAATGATGTTCCTCTCGCTCTGCTACCTGGTTTGTGTGCTAAGGCAGCTATTTCCATCAAGAGAAGTATTGATGCTTGGAGGAAGAAAGAAGACAAGCTAAAAATGGTTCAgccttatgatgcatttctctcagacCCTCATGTTTCATTCACTGGAATTGTTG gtgcagtagccagtggttcTTTGGGGGATTGTTCAAAAAGAATTTCAGTGCCAGACGAAACGCGAAAAAGCAATGCCTTCAGAGTGTTCCACGAGAGGAATAAGTTTGCTGCATTTGCAGATCTCTTTGCTTCTGTTACTTTTACAGCTCAACATGGAAATTTCCAGAGGCTTTTCCTGGATTTGACAAGGGTCAGTGCCCGATTAGATATATCCTCGGGATCTTTGTTCTTACGTGGTGCTTCTCGTCTAGCGCAAGATTTTTTCTTCTCTAGACGCCCTGATTTAGAGACATTCTGTGATGTTTGTCCAGATGTGATTGTTTCTCTTCAACAACAG ATAGTTGGGCCATTCAGCTTTCGTGTTGAATCTTCTGTTGCCATTGACCCAAGAAGTCAAGACCATTTTGTCCGAGTGGACGACTCAGTCTTCGCCATTGATTGGGCTCTGAAGGTCCTGGGTTCAGCAAAGGCCACAGCTTGGTATTCGCCCAAGCATCAGGAAGCAATGGTGGAGCTTCGTTTCTTTGAGGTCTGA